CAGCACAAGAACATTCAGCATACGGTATGCGATCGCAGAGTTGTCTCCATAATGTTTTAGCGATTTCTGGCAAGATGCCGAGGGTCTTGAGGAGATCCTATTGAACTAGCAGTCTCTCTAACAGCTTCTCGCAACCGCTCCACATCACGCATCGGTGGTGCGCCAAACAGCCGCTTGTACTTCCTGAAGTACGAGGCATCGTCTTCGTTTTAGTAGCGTTTATTTCTAAGTTTGCAGGATTGTACAACGATTTTAGACGATCGTTTTATTGCTTGCCCTTGAGAATTCTTAGAATGAAACTAAAGCAATGAAAGTGATTCCGGTTTCTTGTAAGCATTCTGGATTTTTATCTAGGAGAAAACGCTATGGAGAAAAATAATGATGACGAACGAGAATGGAAACTACACAGGAAAAGTTGCCTTTGTGACTGGAGCCGCGAACGGCATCGGTCGAGCTACGGCGCTGGCGTTTGCACGTGAGGGCGCTAATGTAGTGGTCGCTGACATTTCAGAACAGGGCAATCAAGAAACAGTCCGCATGATCGAGAAACTCGGCAAGAAGGCGATCGCTGTCCGGTGCGACGTGACGCAGACCGAGGATGTGAAGGCGGCCCTAGCCAAGACCATTGAGGCTTTTGGGCGGCTGGACTTCGCCTTCAACAATGCGGGCATTGAGCCGAAGAAGCCAGCTCCGACCGCGGAGTACGAGGAGGAGGAGTGGAACCGGATCGTAGACACCAACCTCCGTGGTGTTTTCCTGTGCATGAAGTACGAGATCCCGCTGATCCTCAAGCAGGGAGGCGGCGCGATCGTCAACACGTCATCGGGTGCGGGAATCATCGGCATCAAGGGCAGCCCCGCGTACACCGCCGCGAAGCACGGTGTGATCGGTCTCACCAAGTCGGCGGCCCTCGATTACGCCGCGCAGAACATCCGCGTCAACGCCGTCTGTCCTGGCTACATTAACACCCCGATGATGGATCGCTTCACTGGCGGCACGTCCGAAGGGCGCGCGAAGGTGATTGCGGAGGAGCCGATCGGACGGATGGGCAAGTCCGAGGAGATCGCCGAGGCCGTCATCTGGCTGTGCTCGGATGGGGCTGCCTTCGTAATTGGGCACGCTATGGTCATCGACGGCGGCCAAACGGTGCAGTAATGGTCGGAGCAAACAACAAGAGGAATAAGATGATTAAAGACAAAGTTGTGATTATTACTGGCGCATCATCAGGGATTGGTGAAGCAAGTGCGAAATTGCTTGCAAGTAAAGGAGCTAAAGTCGTATTAGGCGCGCGACGCGAGCAGCAATTGAGACAACTGGTTGATGAAATTCAAAGAGCTGGCGGACAAGCAGTCTATCAAGTGATGGATGTGGTTAACCCATCTGATAACGCCCAGATCGTCAAGCTTGCCAAAGAAACATTTGGAGGCGTTGATGTTATTTTCTTAAACGCTGGCATCATGCCCACTTCTCCACTTTCTGCATTAAAAACGGATGAATGGAATCAAACGGTTGATATCAATATCAAGGGTGTACTAAATGGTATTGCTGCTGTGTTGCCAACGTTTATTAGCCAAAAGTCTGGGCATGTTATCACAACTTCATCGGTTGCTGGATTAAAAGCTTATCCAGGTGGTGCGGTGTATGGTGGGACAAAATGGTTTGTACGCGATTTTATGGAAGTTCTACGCATGGAGTCTGCTCAAGAGGGGACTAACATTCGTACTGCGACAATTTACCCCGCCGCAATTAACACTGAGTTGTTAGATCGGATTACCGACCAAGATGCGGCTGAAAAAATGACAGCCTTGTATAAGCAATATGGCATCTCACCAGATCGAGTAGCCAATGTTGTGGCGTTTGCGATTGACCAGCCAGAAGACACAAACGTGAACGAATTTACGATTGGCCCAACCATGCAGCCTTGGTAAGGATAAGGCTGGCGGTTAGACTGAGTGCGATCGCTGTCCGGTGCGACGTGACGAAATCCGAGGAGGTGAAGGCAGCCCTAGCCAAGGACGTTGAGATCGGACGGAGTGGCGGCGTTCATTGAAGACGCGACAACCTCGCAGCGAGCAGGGCTTATCCCTTCCCACTGCGAGGTTTCACGTTTTCTTAGTGACATTCCCCTTAAAGCCCAAGGCTAGCGCGGTAAGCTGTGCGTTGAGACTCGCGCCCTACTTGGTTGGTAATTTGCTCCCATCCTTGTGCAATCTGCTGCATTGCTTGCTCTTTTGTAATTTGGTTTACTAAGAACTTAGATACAACAGCATCAAGAACTTCAAATTGATATTGCTGATTGTGGGGAATGCTTAAGTTTAAAACTATGTTGGCGTTGTTAAGGCTGACACCGATCGCTCCGAGATAGTTGTTGGCAGCTTCAGACGACAGCCCTGATTTAATCCAGGGATCTGAGTTTTCAAATTGCGAAATTCGATAGGGGTTGAAGCCCGTTGTGCCGATTGTCACATCCACATTAGACTGAGTGGGTTGACTCATATAAGAGAGAAACGTATAAGCGGCATTCTTGACGTTTGCTGCTGCTTTGGCATGAATCACACCCGTCCAACCGACATTGGCAGCGTAGGGTGCATGATTGACACCATCAATGGCATAAGGACAAGTAAACTTATCACAAGCTATCAGTTGATTGGTTTTGCGATCGAGGACTTGAGTTGTACCTGGAGTGATGACAGCACCCACTTTATCCATCACTTTAGATACAGATCGATCGATCGATAGAGGCCCAATATCGCCCCAATCAATAGTCAAAGCGCACCTGCCAGTAATGAATAATTCTCTTGCTTTAGAACCACCGAGATTTTCATCCTGGGGAGTTCCATAATCCATAGTTTGTTTATAAATATCCAGTGCTTTGGCAAAAGCTGGATTGTTTATCAGAGGCTTCATAGTGTCTGGGTCAAAAAATGCGCCTTGTGTGGTTCCCAGAGATTGCAAAAAAGGAGTGGCAATAGATATCAACATGCTGGTACTATTTTCATGGGCGCGTTTGGAAATACAAGAGCCATAGTCTGGTTTACCATCACCATTTAGGTCTTTGCCATGAAACCGTTTAGCGATCGCTAAATAATCATCCCAGGTTGTCGGAGGCGTTAGTTCTGCTTCCTTTAACAAATCACTGCGATAATACACCATATGGAAATCGCCATCTAATGGAATACTGTAGATACGTCCTTTATAAGTCGCACTGACATTCCGAAAGATGGGTGCAATATCTTCCCACTGCAAGGCTGCATCAGACTTGACTCGCGCTGTTAAATCTTCCAGAAACTTAGCATCGATAAAGTCGATCAGCCATTGAGGTAAGATTATTGCCATATCATATTTTGAAGCGCTGCCAGACCAGTTTTTCTCCAGGATGTTGTAGAGATTTTTAAAGGGAACGCCTGTCAGATTGACCTTCGCTCCAGTCAAGGCTTCAAACCCAGCAATCCGTCTTTGAGCGCCTGTATAAATGGCTTCATCATGAGTAATGACATTAATCGTTACACCGTCAAAGCGTTGTGCAGTCAGATTGATGTGGGTAGACCCAGGAGATGAAACTGTTTGAGAATTAGGTGGGGAGAGACTGCAACCTGGAATCCCTAAACTCAACCATAGGGCAACTAGGAAAATCAGATAATATCGGACTCGCTGTAACTGAGAGCAAAAGTTTTGCCAATTAGACATTTTATAATTCCCTCCCTATGGCTCTTAACTGCCAAATCTTGACGATTTACAGATTTATTATTCCCAGGTGTGTAGCGCTTGTTATTGGGATGCAGTAAGTCGGCGTGAAAATTTCAATGTATGTCATTGCGAATGTAACGTACCCCTTCTCAAAAGCCAGCTACACGATAGCGTCTCCAAGAGTTGTGGAATGTAGCAATTGCAAAGGTCTTGTGGTTTTTAAATTCTATCCCTCTTTCAAGAAACAGTATTTCTTCTTTTTATTTCTAGGACTTACGCAAAAACCCTCTTAAACTCTCATTTATCCGTGACCTCTGCGTTCTCTGTGGTTCGTTTTCCATTACCCGTGCGTAAGTCCTAATTTCTTCTCTTTGCCCACCCCACAAGATTGAATAACTTATTTTATTTATCGGAGTTTCCTAAAAGCCCCCTTTTTAAGGGGGTTGGGGAATTTCTTGTGTGTAAGTTTTATTTAGCTCATTTAAAACAAGTCCAAATCGGTAACAGCACCAAGACTGCTAGAAGATACCAATTTGGCATATTTCGCTAACACGCCTTTGGTGTAACGGGGAGCGGGGGGTTTCCAGTTGGCACGACGACGGGCAAATTCTGCTTCAGATATATTCAACTGCAATAAACGAGCGGGTGCATCAATGGTAATACTATCGCCTTCTTCGACAAGAGCGATCGCACCACCAACTGCTGCTTCTGGGGCAACATGACCAACCACCATGCCGTAAGTACCGCCAGAAAAGCGTCCGTCGGTAATTAATCCCACTGCATCACCCAAACCAGCACCGATAATTGCTGAGGTGGGAGCCAACATTTCTCGCATACCTGGGCCACCCTTGGGCCCTTCGTAGCGGATGACTAGAATATCGCCAGCTTGAATCTTACCCGCCAAAATTGCATCTAAAGAGGCTTCTTCCGATTCAAACACCCGTGCGGGCCCAGTAATTACTGGTTTTTTCACCCCAGTAATTTTAGCGACAGCCCCTTCCGTTGCCAAATTACCTCTGAGGATGGCTAAATGTCCTTGGGCATACATGGGGTTATTCCAAGTCCGAATCACATCTTGGTTGCTAGATGGTTCTTCTGGGATATCTGCTAATATCTCTGCAATGGTTTGGCCGCTGATAGTAATGCTATCTCCATGTAATAAACCATGCACGAGTAGCATCTTCATTACTTGGGGAATACCACCAGCTTTGTGCAAATCTGTAGCGACATATTTCCCACTTGGTTTTAAATCGCACAAAACGGGAACACGGGCACGGATTATTTCAAAGTCGTCTAGGGTTAACTGTACATTAGCAGCACGGGCGATCGCTAAGAAATGCAAAACTGCATTGGTCGAACCACCCACCGCCATAATCACAGAGATAGCATTCTCTATAGATTTGCGGGTGATAATTTGCCGGGGTAAGATTTGTTTGCGAATGGCTTCGACTAACACATAAGCCGATTTTTCCGCACTATCTGCTTTTTCGGCATCTTCTGCTGCCATTGTTGAAGAATAGGGCAAACTCATTCCCATTGCTTCAAATGCTGAAGACATGGTGTTAGCTGTGAACATTCCCCCACAGGAACCAGCGCCAGGACAAGCGCGACTTTCAACTTCTAATAATTCCTTGTCGTCAATTTTTCCAGCACTGTGTTGACCAACAGCTTCAAAAGAACTAACAACAGTCAAATCGCGTCCGTTGTAGTGACCGGGTTTAATTGTGCCACCATAAACGAATATTGCAGGGATATTCATCCGCGCGATCGCTAACATTGCCCCCGGCATATTTTTATCACAACCGCCAATAGCCAGCACACCATCCATACTTTGCCCAGTACAGGCGGTTTCAATGGAATCGGCGATGACTTCCCGCGACACCAGGGAATATTTCATCCCTTCAGTTCCCATCGAAATCCCATCGCTAATGGTAATCGTACCGAACATTTGCGGCATTGCGCCGGCGGTTTTAATCCCAACTTCTGCTATGAGTGCCAGTTGATTTATCCCCATATTACAGGGAGTGATTGTACTGTAGCCATTGGCAATGCCCACAATGGCTTTATTGAAATCTTCATCTTTAAAACCAACTGCACGCAGCATAGCTCGATTTGGCGATCGCTGCACCCCTTGCGTTACAATTTGGCTTCTTAAATTCTCCGACATCTTTTTTCCTTCCGTGGCATATCGCAACTGTTGCGATTGGATTATCTGATTTTCTCATGTATGCGCGGCGCAGCGGATATAGACTTACTGCCCACTTATACCAACAGTTCAGTTAAGGGTTGGGTAGTGGTTTTAAACCTGTAGAGACGCAAAAGCATATAGCGTCTCGTAGAGAAGTACAATTTTGCGTCTTTACCAAAGATTTCGGGCTTAACTGAACCGTATTGGTATATTAGCAGCTAATTTACGTGAGCTAGGTATTGGCCATGAGGCGTAGACGTAGCCCGTCGT
This genomic interval from Nostoc sp. KVJ3 contains the following:
- a CDS encoding ABC transporter substrate-binding protein; the encoded protein is MSNWQNFCSQLQRVRYYLIFLVALWLSLGIPGCSLSPPNSQTVSSPGSTHINLTAQRFDGVTINVITHDEAIYTGAQRRIAGFEALTGAKVNLTGVPFKNLYNILEKNWSGSASKYDMAIILPQWLIDFIDAKFLEDLTARVKSDAALQWEDIAPIFRNVSATYKGRIYSIPLDGDFHMVYYRSDLLKEAELTPPTTWDDYLAIAKRFHGKDLNGDGKPDYGSCISKRAHENSTSMLISIATPFLQSLGTTQGAFFDPDTMKPLINNPAFAKALDIYKQTMDYGTPQDENLGGSKARELFITGRCALTIDWGDIGPLSIDRSVSKVMDKVGAVITPGTTQVLDRKTNQLIACDKFTCPYAIDGVNHAPYAANVGWTGVIHAKAAANVKNAAYTFLSYMSQPTQSNVDVTIGTTGFNPYRISQFENSDPWIKSGLSSEAANNYLGAIGVSLNNANIVLNLSIPHNQQYQFEVLDAVVSKFLVNQITKEQAMQQIAQGWEQITNQVGRESQRTAYRASLGL
- the ilvD gene encoding dihydroxy-acid dehydratase; this translates as MSENLRSQIVTQGVQRSPNRAMLRAVGFKDEDFNKAIVGIANGYSTITPCNMGINQLALIAEVGIKTAGAMPQMFGTITISDGISMGTEGMKYSLVSREVIADSIETACTGQSMDGVLAIGGCDKNMPGAMLAIARMNIPAIFVYGGTIKPGHYNGRDLTVVSSFEAVGQHSAGKIDDKELLEVESRACPGAGSCGGMFTANTMSSAFEAMGMSLPYSSTMAAEDAEKADSAEKSAYVLVEAIRKQILPRQIITRKSIENAISVIMAVGGSTNAVLHFLAIARAANVQLTLDDFEIIRARVPVLCDLKPSGKYVATDLHKAGGIPQVMKMLLVHGLLHGDSITISGQTIAEILADIPEEPSSNQDVIRTWNNPMYAQGHLAILRGNLATEGAVAKITGVKKPVITGPARVFESEEASLDAILAGKIQAGDILVIRYEGPKGGPGMREMLAPTSAIIGAGLGDAVGLITDGRFSGGTYGMVVGHVAPEAAVGGAIALVEEGDSITIDAPARLLQLNISEAEFARRRANWKPPAPRYTKGVLAKYAKLVSSSSLGAVTDLDLF
- a CDS encoding SDR family oxidoreductase, with the translated sequence MMTNENGNYTGKVAFVTGAANGIGRATALAFAREGANVVVADISEQGNQETVRMIEKLGKKAIAVRCDVTQTEDVKAALAKTIEAFGRLDFAFNNAGIEPKKPAPTAEYEEEEWNRIVDTNLRGVFLCMKYEIPLILKQGGGAIVNTSSGAGIIGIKGSPAYTAAKHGVIGLTKSAALDYAAQNIRVNAVCPGYINTPMMDRFTGGTSEGRAKVIAEEPIGRMGKSEEIAEAVIWLCSDGAAFVIGHAMVIDGGQTVQ
- a CDS encoding SDR family oxidoreductase, whose product is MIKDKVVIITGASSGIGEASAKLLASKGAKVVLGARREQQLRQLVDEIQRAGGQAVYQVMDVVNPSDNAQIVKLAKETFGGVDVIFLNAGIMPTSPLSALKTDEWNQTVDINIKGVLNGIAAVLPTFISQKSGHVITTSSVAGLKAYPGGAVYGGTKWFVRDFMEVLRMESAQEGTNIRTATIYPAAINTELLDRITDQDAAEKMTALYKQYGISPDRVANVVAFAIDQPEDTNVNEFTIGPTMQPW